A DNA window from Solanum lycopersicum chromosome 3, SLM_r2.1 contains the following coding sequences:
- the LOC101268077 gene encoding protein DEFECTIVE IN MERISTEM SILENCING 3-like — protein MKDVIGIVALLGKVDDDNLSRKGPMNKSSGLHGVGASIGRPLDDRYLVIFLENLRPYAGEFIVDDPQRRLAIRRKPRYVNEETPHVFLGFAVNMINIDTANLYCVTRTGYGLRETLLYGLFSQLQVYKTSADMMEALPFIIDGAISLDGGIIKSGGIFSLGKR, from the exons ATGAAGGACGTTATAGGAATTGTTGCTTTGCTTGGCAAGGTTGACGATGATAATCTTAGCAG GAAAGGTCCTATGAATAAAAGTTCTGGTCTTCATGGAGTTGGAGCTTCAATTGGGAGACCTTTGGATGACCGATATCTTGTAATCTTTCTTGAGAACTTAAG ACCATATGCTGGTGAATTTATTGTTGATGACCCTCAGAGGAGGCTTGCCATAAGGAGGAAACCTAGATATGTCAATGAGGAAACTCCTCATGTGTTTCTTGGTTTTGCTGTCAATATGATTAATATTGACACTGCGAACTTATATTGTGTTACAAGAACTGGTTATGGTCTTAGAGAGACCCTCTTGTATGGACTCTTCTCACAATTACAAGTATACAAAACAAGTGCAGACATGATGGAGGCACTACCTTTTATAATTGATGGAGCCATATCATTGGACGGTGGGATCATAAAGAGTGGTGGTATATTTTCCCTAGGAAAAAGGTAA